In Deltaproteobacteria bacterium, a single genomic region encodes these proteins:
- a CDS encoding arsenate reductase (azurin) small subunit has product MENSKNDDRCISRRAFLIGSGAAVATTVLLNNIPGLEGKAIAAEVTTYPKKKIGRLSKLKANKPLTFKYPDDGKNSQSILVKLGTPAGGGIGRKKDVVAFNTLCTHMGGPMGRFYQSADKALGPCPFHQSTFDLTRHGMIVTGHATQSLPQVLLEVEGDDIYAVGLIGLIYGRYDNLKG; this is encoded by the coding sequence ATGGAAAATAGTAAAAATGATGACCGTTGCATAAGCCGAAGGGCCTTTCTTATCGGGAGCGGTGCTGCCGTAGCAACTACGGTACTTCTCAACAATATTCCCGGTCTGGAAGGAAAGGCCATAGCGGCTGAAGTGACTACCTATCCGAAAAAGAAGATCGGAAGGCTCAGTAAGCTGAAGGCCAACAAGCCTTTGACTTTCAAATATCCCGATGACGGCAAAAATTCCCAGAGCATACTTGTTAAGCTCGGGACGCCTGCCGGAGGCGGGATAGGAAGAAAGAAAGATGTTGTGGCTTTTAATACGCTCTGTACACATATGGGTGGCCCCATGGGAAGGTTCTATCAGTCCGCAGACAAAGCTCTCGGACCCTGTCCTTTCCATCAGTCTACCTTTGACCTGACGAGGCACGGTATGATCGTCACCGGTCATGCAACGCAGAGCCTTCCACAGGTTCTCCTCGAAGTCGAGGGAGACGACATTTATGCCGTCGGACTTATCGGTCTTATTTATGGCCGGTACGATAACTTGAAAGGATAG
- a CDS encoding arsenate reductase (azurin) large subunit, with amino-acid sequence MSTPHYQPEDRVPLPPKNAEVLTTCCDYCIVACGYKVYRWPANAKPGGPKKSQNALNRDFVLPGSTSIPGRSGNWVSPTQVTQAAYKGKLYNIAVVPDGDSKVVNVGGDASIRGGCIAQKVYNPKSPTQDRLKYPMVRVHDTLMPVTWDFALDIMADVSRHVLKNHGENAWGLKYFSYQYYENTFALTKLAFRNIGTPAVAHHDHPAIVNSVPGWVDIGYDIFPAAYEDFSLADTIFLSGTDPYEAKTIVWNEWILKGIQKNKTKVIMVNPRRTAGVAHIEKNGGLWIDITPGTDQALHNAIARVILEKGWEDKEFIKRFVNNKWETDSGFGQGTRNTPWQWRTTWGKIGVVNGIEAYKKWNLGEKSADPKVAAKICGIDVKKIYKAAELMAKPKRGKRRKLTIGIEKGNYWSNNWGNTASVGVLGIICGAGGKPGSAVTRLGGHQRGGRGGGPYPGIRSPYKFPGRRRHRLDLDRWVEAGHLRFAYVVGTTWMQAMAGSAAMQDSFKRQVKLNPNQVKSFDKKEIIETLKKRVDSGGMVVVNQDIYLIDPVGSQYADIILPAATWGEDSFTRENGERRIRLYSKFYDAPGDAKPDWKIVSMFAKKMGFDGYDWKDSNDVFEEACRFSRGHRSDFNAIKVAARKAGMKAHDFLAKRGTQGYQAPLLWVDGKIMETPRQHWYDRNKNKKFAIPETGPEGPTVIKKNIMAFKSQTGKLNLMKTPWNFYWNQYHDYLKPRDGELWVTAGRINEIWQSGFDDTERRAYIQQRWPMNFIEIHPADAKKRGIESGDMVTVTNDRVAIQKDFNLGVKGDDMYFNGLKKRGHLKFESGEFSAVAIVTPAIKKGVTFTNFLDKKQAFNSIAPRVPDPMTMNYNYKIAMGKVKKIGESPFKKSFSQMSFIRRDIA; translated from the coding sequence ATGTCAACACCACATTATCAGCCAGAAGACAGAGTGCCTCTTCCGCCTAAAAACGCAGAGGTGCTCACTACATGTTGCGATTACTGTATCGTTGCATGCGGCTACAAGGTCTACCGCTGGCCTGCAAATGCAAAGCCCGGTGGACCCAAGAAGAGCCAGAATGCTCTAAACAGGGATTTTGTTCTGCCCGGTTCTACGAGCATTCCGGGAAGATCCGGTAACTGGGTAAGTCCAACCCAGGTAACACAGGCTGCCTATAAAGGTAAGCTTTACAATATTGCCGTTGTACCTGATGGTGACTCAAAGGTCGTTAACGTCGGCGGAGACGCCAGTATACGTGGCGGATGTATTGCCCAGAAAGTATACAATCCTAAGAGCCCTACCCAGGACAGGCTCAAATATCCTATGGTAAGGGTTCATGATACGCTCATGCCTGTTACCTGGGACTTTGCCCTGGACATTATGGCCGATGTTTCGAGGCATGTTCTTAAAAATCACGGTGAGAATGCATGGGGTCTCAAGTACTTTAGTTACCAATACTATGAGAACACTTTTGCACTTACCAAGCTTGCTTTCAGGAATATCGGGACGCCGGCTGTGGCACATCATGACCACCCGGCAATCGTTAACTCCGTTCCGGGTTGGGTAGATATCGGTTATGACATCTTTCCCGCAGCCTACGAGGACTTCTCTCTTGCAGACACAATTTTCCTTTCAGGGACCGATCCCTATGAAGCGAAAACAATCGTCTGGAATGAGTGGATTCTCAAAGGAATCCAGAAAAACAAGACCAAGGTTATCATGGTCAACCCCAGAAGAACTGCCGGTGTTGCCCATATAGAAAAGAATGGCGGCCTCTGGATCGATATTACGCCTGGAACCGATCAGGCCCTGCACAACGCCATTGCAAGGGTCATCCTTGAAAAAGGATGGGAAGACAAGGAATTCATCAAGCGCTTTGTTAACAATAAGTGGGAGACGGACTCCGGATTCGGCCAGGGAACGCGTAATACACCATGGCAGTGGAGAACCACATGGGGTAAGATCGGCGTCGTTAACGGCATCGAAGCTTATAAAAAGTGGAACCTCGGTGAAAAGTCAGCCGATCCGAAGGTTGCTGCCAAGATTTGCGGAATTGATGTAAAGAAGATCTACAAAGCAGCTGAATTAATGGCTAAGCCGAAAAGAGGCAAGCGCCGTAAGCTTACAATCGGTATCGAGAAAGGTAATTACTGGTCAAACAACTGGGGTAACACTGCCTCAGTTGGAGTACTTGGAATTATCTGCGGTGCAGGTGGAAAGCCCGGAAGTGCTGTAACCCGTCTCGGTGGACATCAGCGTGGCGGCAGGGGCGGTGGCCCTTACCCCGGTATCAGGTCACCTTACAAGTTCCCCGGCAGAAGGCGTCATAGACTGGATCTTGACCGCTGGGTTGAAGCGGGCCACCTGCGATTTGCCTATGTAGTTGGAACGACCTGGATGCAGGCCATGGCCGGTTCTGCAGCTATGCAGGATAGCTTTAAGAGACAGGTCAAGCTCAATCCGAACCAGGTAAAGAGCTTCGATAAGAAAGAAATTATCGAAACACTCAAGAAGAGGGTAGACAGTGGTGGTATGGTTGTCGTCAATCAGGACATCTACCTCATCGATCCCGTTGGCAGCCAGTATGCCGACATTATTCTTCCTGCCGCAACATGGGGTGAAGACAGCTTTACCAGGGAGAACGGTGAAAGGCGTATCCGTCTTTATTCTAAGTTCTACGATGCACCGGGTGACGCCAAACCAGACTGGAAGATCGTCTCTATGTTTGCCAAGAAGATGGGCTTTGACGGTTACGACTGGAAAGACTCCAACGATGTATTCGAGGAGGCTTGCAGGTTCAGCCGTGGTCACAGGTCTGACTTCAACGCAATTAAGGTTGCCGCAAGGAAGGCCGGTATGAAAGCTCATGACTTCCTGGCCAAGAGAGGTACGCAGGGTTATCAGGCGCCGCTTCTCTGGGTTGACGGCAAGATCATGGAAACACCGAGGCAGCACTGGTATGACCGTAATAAAAATAAGAAGTTCGCCATACCGGAAACCGGTCCCGAGGGTCCTACGGTTATCAAGAAGAACATTATGGCCTTTAAATCACAGACAGGTAAGCTGAACCTGATGAAAACGCCATGGAATTTCTATTGGAACCAGTACCATGACTATCTCAAGCCGAGGGACGGTGAACTCTGGGTAACTGCCGGTCGTATCAACGAGATATGGCAATCCGGATTCGATGATACGGAAAGACGTGCCTATATCCAACAGAGATGGCCCATGAACTTCATCGAGATTCACCCTGCTGATGCTAAGAAGAGGGGTATCGAGTCCGGTGATATGGTGACCGTAACCAACGACAGGGTTGCAATCCAGAAGGACTTCAACCTTGGTGTGAAAGGTGACGACATGTACTTCAACGGTCTCAAAAAGCGTGGACACCTCAAGTTTGAATCAGGTGAGTTCTCTGCCGTGGCAATCGTAACACCTGCCATTAAGAAGGGGGTAACCTTTACCAACTTCCTTGATAAAAAGCAGGCATTCAATTCGATTGCACCAAGAGTACCTGATCCTATGACAATGAACTACAACTATAAGATTGCCATGGGTAAGGTTAAGAAGATCGGTGAATCGCCTTTCAAGAAGAGCTTCTCCCAGATGAGCTTCATCCGGAGGGATATCGCCTAG